The Nicotiana sylvestris chromosome 6, ASM39365v2, whole genome shotgun sequence genomic sequence TTTCCACCTTAAAGTTTTGCCTGTTATTAGGCTTCTTAAATCTCCACATAATATGTGATCATAGCACTTGTTTCAAACACATTGATTGCCATAGTTACTCTATCTTTTTAGGTTACTAGTCTCTCTGCTGCACGTTAGTATCATATCATTATTATATGTTTTGTACTGCAAAATACTGAATTTTTATCAAATGCAAGTTTAAgaatttttgtttgatttatAAAGGTATTTGAACATACATTAATTGCAAATTAatgtttattttataattttatctaTTATTTCAACTTTACTTTTAAATAGAAAATTTTGAAGCAAATTAAAAGTTTTGTTTGATTATCTCCTATGAAGTAAGTTTCACTCACAAAAGTTTAACTTCTTATTGAAGTGCAATTTATGTCAaacaaaatttcaaacttctttcCAACTTCAACTTTAACTTCAAATATTGATTTTTTAAACTTAAACCAAATATTATCTAAAAAAAATAGAACCCATAAAATTATGCATAAATTgttaataaattaatttttcaaaatttatttaccaaaaaaagactttttttttgaAAGACTTAAATATATCAATTCAAAATCAAAATTGTTCGTACTCTCCCTTCAAAGTGGAGTAAATAATTTTATGACTCTTCAAGAAACCTTTAAAGTTATTTATTAAGGCAATAGAAGTATCTTACTTCAGAAAATAAATATAGATCAAATATTTCTTCCCGAAGCTGCAATGCCTCTTCCGAATTTGAATAGTAGTGATTAGTGGATAACATTACCAACATGCTATTGTTAAACAACATCCACGTTTCCATCACCACTTGCATattgtaaaaatattaaaaaatatctAAAAGTAAAATTGTGCAAAGAATTTTAATTAGAATGTGAAGGAATAATGTAGCAGCACTTTTGCCAATGATAGTAATTTCTCTAGACTTTGGAAATAGTGTTACGGAAATTTGATACTCAGAATATAATGCctattaaagaaactaaatttgtATTCCTTAGTAGTTTCTTCTAACATAAGAACTCaagaaaaaaaattagaattGAAATATAAGATTTAAGAACGAAGAATAAATATATTCTTCAACGTTAATGAAGAATCACATAATGTGTTTTAAGAAGAAGTATTTTTCTCGTATCTTTTATTTACTTCAAATGAAAGCctttagaaattaatcatatagcatggttaaacaaatataaattaaATTCTTAAAGTAAATACAATTATAATATCAAAGTGATGATTGCTAGTTCTGGATGCTAAAAACCAGTAGTACCCTTCAATTTACATATTAATGTCCGCATGATATTATCAATTATAGAAGAGAGTTGTAAGTTGCATAAAGTTTAATAATAGTACCTATCCGCAAATGAAAGAAAGAGGATACGTATAGGGAAATCTACCTCATAATTGATTCAACTATTCGTTTTCATTTTAGATTGTTACCATGACGTGTGGTTGAACAAATGTGAAGGAACACATTAGAAAACTCTATTTTATTTATCTGAAGGAAGACACCCCTTCGAATCAAGGCAtcgattaattttttttattttataagtaGTTCTTTCCTCTTGGACAAATAATTATTAATGAATAAACACAACTATTTAGAAAAGACACAATATAAATCAGTTTCATTttggtatttatttatttatttattattgtctaatataaatatatattattaaaaggttATTTTAGTAATTTAACTTTTTAGGTTTGGCTTGTGTAGTTTTGCCAAGACTTTGAAACTGCTAAGAAAGAGCATTTTTTCCCCTATGTACTTGCTTGATTAACATATTTCTGAAAAGAAAAGATTAGTTGATGCATTTGAGTGTCCACAGAAAGCCCGAAGCGTGATCCGCCATCACCAACTGATGAGGTATGGCGACTCGAAAAGATTTACAGAAATGGTCAGTTTCATAAGAAGTTGCCTGCAATGGATATCAGAACAGTGGGGGATTTTCTAACTGAATTCTCCAAAAATGCTGCAAGGTTACGGGGCGTAAGAACTCAATTCTTCCTTAGAAATTTACTTTCACAACACCTGGAACTTGTGATagttatttctttccttgtatcaataataaatgcttcatttgCTTTGTGGTGAACCTGCTGTAGATTTTTTTCCCATCAAATTCAAATTTCCAAACGTCTTCGTTGCAAACACATTGATGTGTCTTTACTCTATGTCAGCGGCGGAGCTAGAGCACGTGATTACTGATTTAAAACTCACTAACTTAACGGTCACTGCTCTCTGTTCATGTTTTATAATTTTTGCATCCCGAGCAAACGAAAGAAAGTTGATTTCTGATTAGTaaatttggacataagaatttttttcacatttttttttttgaaaaattttcatttttttttcgaaatcagtgtttgaccataaaatttttaattttcacttgaagatgaattttgggatttttcgaaaatttgaaaaactccaaaaagctatttttcaaaattttcactcagatcactcataaaacttcaaaaacaacccaaaattatattcatgtccaaacacaactctaatgttcaaataccattttcaactgaatttttttttcactttttttggaattttacagtTCTTATGTCTAAACGCCCACTAAATCTTTCAATTGTATTTTGGTTTCCTATTTTAGCATAGCATCTAAACAATTTTGAGTACACATTTGCCCTTTCCACTTGTGCTTCATGCTGTTACTAAAGAGTGTCTTTGTATGACTGCAGATTCTTGGCCCAACAATGTCTGATCATATGTGGAATGCTACTATAACGCATGCACAGAGATGCAGACATGATACAAGACAACTCGTGCACTCTCCTGTCGAGACATGTCAAAGAGTTTCCATGGTTAGATGTGGGGGCTCTTCTCCTGACATGACTAGCAACCAGCACGAGTCAGGTAGAATTTCTCTCCTATATATATGCAGACAGTATGAGTATATTGATTCTTATTATTCGATTTTCCTAAATATGTCACTTACCTTTTCGATCTTCCAACACGTCTTTGGTTTGTGATCCAGAGGGTTTCTTGCAAAAATTGAAGGAAAGTCTTTCTAGTGTTATTATCTGGGAGGAATCTGAGCAAGTTCAATATGAATATCAACAAGATAACCTGCTGCAGACCTGTTTAGAAGAAAATGAGGTTTCCGAGTATATTAATGAATTACTAGTACTACATGAAGGGTCTGCAATATCTTGCATTCCAAACTTCATTGTCTCAGCCAGCAACCACAACGGTAGTTGCAAAGGCAAGAAGCGCTGGACAGTGTTATTTATCATACTCAGATGGTTCTTGATTAGGAGGGTTGTCAAAACTGAGGACCGATTAGCCAAGAGGTCAAGATTGTCCTAAGGAACCACAAAAACCATCCGCACAAAGTAAAGTAACATACTCCTTCCGCTTCAAAAAGAAAGAACCTTTTACTCTTTGACCATattgtttttgaaaaaaagagcAGTCCAATGCCAAGGCATTCTGTATTCATGTAGCGATCGAGGAAAGGTCGCACCCGAAaggtgtgatgtagacagcctaTTTAATGCAAACATTAGTGGCTGATTCagcggctcgaacccgtgacctatatgTCATACAGAGACAACTTTGCAGTTGATTaatagtttttaaatattttgaattgttCGCTATTATGACTTATAATACTTTTTGTGAAGtatgtaaattttattttaaaaaacatAAAGAATCTCTATTTGAATTCACACATAAATTTTGTCAATTTGACTTCAAATTATATTTATACCACGTTTAATacttttaagaatttaaatttATTATACAATTTTACTCTTTTTTCAACTATTATTTTAATACTTTGTGTTTTAGTTTATAtgaatttatttcctttttggtccgttccaaaacgAATGATCCTTTTcaaaatttggaaacaatttagcttaaacttccaattctactcttaatgagaaacttttataatcacacaaatactctggacccatttttgacttgtttaggaccacaaatttcaaaagtcttcattttttcttaaactccatgtCCAGTCAAACAGGCTCGCATAaactgaaacggagggagtaactaTTTTTCATCATCACTTATGCattgttaaaataaaattaatattttaaatatctGTGTAATCAAATTTCTTGcataaaatgaaacagaaaaatTATCTTCTAAATCAAGTAAGGACACAATTAGCAAAAAAGAGAAGTAAGAACAAGTGTACATGTCTAGAAAGAAGACAACTTATCCCTTTTCTTTGTGGCTAAATACAAAATGACTATTCACTCTCACAAGAAGGCCCAGCCCACTACCGACTTCAGATAGGGCCTAGTCACGTAAAAAAATAGTACGGGCTAGCTAGTTTTTGGACTGATCAttaaaaaataatcactattttgttgcaacatggaaagttccagcataatatagtgGAGATTGAtgtacctgtgtatgaacttccagaatATTATGCTGAAATTCTAACACggggaaagttccagcataatatactagagatttgagcacctgtgtatgaacttccagcatattatgctggaccgacaTATTATAcagaaactccagtatattatgctggaatattttctagattttgaacagtgttttcgttcaaatttatctttacatgaaaaatgactaaatttcaattgcttttaaaactgtggctatttttcaatgaccacttataaatctgactatttttgaatttcttctcTCTACTCACGGACCTGAGAGTTGAGCCTTTTTCATTGTGGCTATCAAGATAGGGAAAGTGCACAGATAGCCGATCTCATGACCACTATTTAAGCATCGCTGAAGTTTATAAATTTTTCTCAACTTAgtcatttcaaaaatattttcagaCTAAAGTTTCAAAAATCTGCATATGATATTATTAATTTATTCTGAAGTTTTACATATTGCTTGTGTAAGCAAGCTCTAGATATATGCGACTGAAGTTTGACGTTTGGCAAATCTCAAGCTTCGATCATTTTTGTTTAAAGTTTGGTTTGACAGTCTCACATTTCTAACCGGTATATTTAAAGTTTACACTATCAAGCTTAATTTTAGAGCAGTATTGAAAACAGCCATCAGCCATCTTGTATAAGACGTAAGGAAAACTCACAAATTCCAATAGTTTAGTCTTTGTGGAAAAAAATATCTGTCGTTGATGGATACATTGGCTTTCATACCGCATGTAGCCATCTTGCCTTTCCTTACACTAGGCCATATGAACTCTACGCTTAAACTGGCCCATGGGATTTCCTTAGATGTGATACATACTCGTGATGGAGTAGTGAAGCTATAGGATTGTCTATGCACAATTGCCAAACATGTAATGAGATTAAGCTCTTATTAGattttgcttcttctttttttagtttactttttcttttaaatattaAATCTGAATTAATTTTTTTCTACTCAGGGGCAGCCCAGGCAAAGTCTTGGTCAAGCCTTACGAGTCAACGAGTTTGACATTTAGCTTaaggtatatatatttatatgcatattgCCTCAAATTTTACTAATGGAAGATCTCGCACCGTCAACCCGCCAAATttcttgtattctcttgttctacTATTCATAAAACATCCCGAATTATCAGCCACAAATGACTTTTCGACCTCCCATTGGGTAGTAAGTGGAACTCCTCGTAGAAGCTTCATCAGAATTACACAACCACTGACCTCATCACAGGAGATAGCCTACATGCGGAATTTCCataccgacatcttccaacgacGCTGCATTGAGTACAACCACCACGAAATCAGTAAAGCATCCTAATCCCGTGCCCGTCCACCAGTTGTAAGAGTCTGTTCATTCCCCATTGACATCAACTGAAAGTTCGACAATACGTTCCAAACTCGAAGTCACGTTGCATCCACAAACGATAATCAAGTTTTCACACCCTTCTTCATTTAAAGCAAACTCCTATTTTCCATATTCAATCTTCCTTAGTGCGGTAGCCTCCATCTCAAATAAAATTCGCAGACCTAGTCACTTTCCATCATGATTCCCAAATCGCTCTAAATTTTTCTCAAGGCATGTGGCTATCCTACCACAGAATCCATATGCTACTCTGCTACTCCCACTTCTGTTAAACCATCTCCTTTAAGAAACTTCTCAACCTCTGTTTTCTTACTTGACCTGCTAGCAATTCAACCACTGCGAGGCACCTCCcaccatgtccttcctcatcatTCACTACCCAAATGCTGCCTCAACTCAAAATCTATCTCTGTAGTACCTGCACTAATAAATTGCTACCAACTCTAAACCTCCTCGAAGATCATTTTTCTCGAGCTATCAACATTAGAAATAGCGATTCGATTCTGAAACCACCATACACTGGCATATCTGACAACCGCTTCTCAGGCACCATTTCATAACACCCTGCCCCTAAGGCAAATCaagaaaaccataacaccgaCGAGCCTTAATGCGTTCAAACAAGGACGACGATACTACATCACAAATGAGAATTCCACCATGCTCAAAAATATCAAAACTCGTTACTCCACcaaccaaagcctgaacatccacaGTCCGATTGCCTTTCCTCCGCTGGAATTAAATGCCGAACCTCTAAACTATGCCTGAGAAATcctcctttcaagtcattcactaccTCGACACGTAAATAAGCATCCTACCATTATGCCAACACTGCACGATAACAACGCATGAACTTCATAGCAATATGTGCATAGCCTTGAAACCATAGGAAATACAGATACTGAGCTGAAACGACATAACATCCTTCCGTAAGGCGACGATAGTAGCCCGCCCAAATATGTAGGGAAAAACATCCTACACCATATCTGTAGTACCGCCACAACTCCTCGATGCCCAATTGATAACAAGCGCTTTACGTCATATAAGATTGAGTAtgaaggaaataaaggcataaacCTCAAAGGAATCCAATCACACGATGAGGAAtaaagaagggaagtgctcctaatagccttatagcctctcgaagataagtacaaacgtctctgtacccatccgcaagactctactagacttgctcatgactcgtgagacccaagtgaacctagagctctaataccaactacCACGATCCAAATAACACTAGAGGTCGTGATGGTGTCTAACGCCGCCGTCAGGTAATCCAACGGTGATTGGTCAACTTAATaactcattttattacttttaaaaTCATAATTTTTATTAAGGAAGGAAATTACAATTTTAAATCCACAGGAGCATTGATAAGTGGTGATTTTGACTAATTATTAGTACCTTTTAGCTTTTCTTTTAGTCCAAAAGCGTTTAATTGTGTTTCcgaaaactgatgaaatatgTTTAATTGCAGGACTATTGAAAAATGAGCCActaagatgaaatccaactcaagaaggagtgatcTGACCTCAAGGACAAAAACAGGCCTAGAAGctcaaagtgcggaccgcagattATCATCTGCTACCGTAGATTGTGAAGTAATTTCTATTAGAGACAAGTGCAAAGTTTGGTCCGCACATGacatgtgcggccgcagaagctaGGCAAGAGCAAAAGTTCAGAGAGTTTGCATATCAAGTTCAAAGGAAGTGCGGGcacacaattattgtgcggtCGCAGAAGATCAGCTACGCAGCCGTAGTTGtatttgtgtggtccgcagaagAGTCATGTGCGGCCTCAATCAGAAATGTGCGGACCACAGAAAGAGAGAGGTGCGAACGCGATTCAAAATTGTGCGGCCACAAGATTCAAATCTTGTCAAGCTGAAGcaaagtgtggaccgcacatagaattgtgcggccgtagaacctccgaaagggtatttttgtccgaaaattccAGCTTTGTATAAATAAAAAACTTTCACTTTTTTAGGTCAAGTTGTGATATCAGCAACCACATTAGATGTTTTTCTTTACCTTCTTTAgtagtttttgctattttgagatttttgaacataggttttattattttaatcaatatgagtttaattatcatttcttcttctatttcttctgtTTTAAGCATGAGTGGCGAGATTcctactagggttgtgacccaaccctagagtGTAAAATTAATGGGGGTTTGATTTATTGCTTGTTTATAATTGGGTGTTTACTATTTATCattattcttatttttaattGTGGAATTAATCGTTGCAAAtattagttcatgcctatttgacatGGTCTCTACGTGAGAAAGAaagacttagtctaggaaaaattggctaacaagaaattggggtaaATCAAGATATTGAttgtcccaattaaagggttgaatctagagatagcaaaacccgacttgagctttTTACAACTGttttgttcaatacccatttggacttgataaaatcaaattgggcaaaatcactctctaaacgagaggtattgagtgggtattCGAGTGTTGATAGCTATGATACACCCCAACCACTAAAACAAGCTTTAAATTTATAACccgttaggcaaacacctaggtgaaggtcatagccTAGGCCTTTtatattatttgaaaaaaaaacaatttcctGTTTCAATTCTTAGTTGGTAATCTTAGTTTTAATTACACTTAGAAACAACCCAATTTTATGGAAGTgcaatttgagataattcaaGTTCATTCACTATAATATATACTCCTAAGTCCCATTCATTGCTCCTTGTGGAAAGCGACCCCCGACTActtgttgggtattactattgcatcgaCCGTTTCATAACCTCAAATAGAGGTGTAACTTGGACAAGATCAAGTATTAGCACCGTTCCCGGGGAGCATAAAAACgaatttagctatatatttggttttttgtgtgaattttcttcttttcctttcgtGCTACTGATTTTTGTGAATCAATTGTTGGTGTAACAATAGCCCTCAACAATGATCAACTCGGAACCATGCCTATGGGAGATATGGACATGGAAGATGATCAATTTGAAGAGGTtactcttgaacctcaagcaaatatAAGAGGTCGACAGTGTCAAGACAATGTCCCAATTccacccccacctccaccaagagcggCTCCACACCGGGTGTTGCCGAATGAAGGGTATGCAAGTGCCATAACCCGTTCCGCATTTGGGCGGTCAACTTTCAAATCACGAACGTAATGCTCACATTGCTAGAGCAACGGGGATTTTTCACCGGGGCTCCGAGTCAAAATACATACAAACATTTGAAGGGGATGTGGACACTTGTTGGGGGAGTAAACAGAAAAACATCTCCGAGGATGCTTTAAGGTTGAGGCCATTTCCTTTCTCTCTACGGGGGAAAGCCTTGGATTGGTTAGAGATATTGCCAAACCATTCTATCCATGCGTGGGATGAATTGGTAgagaaatttatttccaagttcttttctcccggGCATATGGCTACTCTTAGAGACAAGATTCTAGCATTCAAACAACAACCTAATGAGCCGTTACATGAAATATCGGAGAGGTATCGAACAATGGTCAAATAGTgccccaataatgatatgacAGAGGCTATGATTTAACAAACTTTCTATCGGGGGATCAACACTACCAATCAATGTGTGGTCAACCAATTTGCCAGTGGAAATTTCATGACAACACCGTATTCAGAAGCTTGTGAGATTTTAGATGAAATGGTGGATACTTCatcggcatggcaaagtagagcaaatTTTCCTCAAGGTGATCCAAATGTGATTCACCTACAGAAAGAATttcatgatcatgggcaagccaTTGCCGAGTTAACCACCATAATGAATCAATTAGAAAAagctcaacttcaacaagtgcaaaatcCTAAGCAAGTCAATGCCATGGAAGGAGTTAGTATGATGGTGaagtaccattggaagtgccgagttTGCTAAAGTACTTTGTGATCTTGGGAaaatatcaacttgatgccctattcggttttcaagactttgggaattagGCAACCAAGACCTACatctatgagattacaaatggctgATCATaccatgaagagaccattgggagTGACTGAGGATGTATTGGTTCGTGTTGATAATTTCATTCTTCTGGTGGATTTTGTCAttcttgattgtgaggttgattatgAGGTGACGATTATTCTCGGTAAACTTTTCCTTGCTACAGGGAAGGCTCTAGTTGATGTTGAAGCCGGTGAACTTACTTTCTaggttggtgatgaaaaagtggttttCTATGTGTGTAAGTCTATTAGGCAACTCAATAGCAATGAGGTGTGCTCTTTCGTGGACTTGGTGGCTAATGTGATCGTGGATGAAACAAGTGCTGTGATGAATGTTGATGTACATTGGAGGACGCCTTGCTCAACTTGGATGATGAAGAGATGGAGATTTTTGAGGAAtgtgtgaactctttgcaaggaatggagtcatacacttatgagccccgcaaattgtccttggatcttgCAAATAGAACAACTTCtccaacaaagccttcaattgaagAGCCTCCCATCTTAGAGTagaagccattgcctccacatcttcgatatgaatttcttggcccttcttcttctttaccgattattctttcctcttgtttgactaacgtgtAGGTAGATTCTACATTGGCGGtactacaaaagaggaagaaggctattggatggacattggcggatattcggggaaTAAACCCTGttttttgcatgcacaagattaactTGGAGGAAGATGCCAAACCATCTATAGTACATCAAATAAGACTCAATGAAGCATGCAAGAGGTTATCAAAAAGGAGATCATcgagtggttggatgccggggttgtttaccccattttcaatagttcatggacttctccagTTTAAagtgtcccaaagaaagggggcatggCAGTGGTCACCAATGATAAGAAttagttgattcctacaagaacggtgaccgggtggagagtgtgtatggactaccGTAAGCTCAACAAGGTCACAACGAAGGACCATTTTCCACATCCATTCCTatatcaaatgcttgatagattggccGGCTGTGCTTTTTGTTGTTTCCTCAATGGGTATTCCGGCTACAATCAAATTATTGTTGCTCCAAAGAATCAAGAGAAAActactttcacatgtccttatggtactttcGCCTTCTcgcggatgccatttgggttgtgcaatgcaccAACCACTTGTCAAAGGTGTGTGATGGCGATCTTCATGGATATGGTGGAGGATTACCTTGAAGTCTTCATGTATGACTTCTCGGTAGTCgggaattcttttgatgattgtcagGCAAACTAGGATAAAGTGTTGGCAAGATGTTAAGAAACAAACTTGgtactcaattgggagaaatgtcatttcatggttgaggaaggcattgtccttggccacaagatctcaaagaatggAATTGAAGTcgacaaggcaaagattgaggtgatttctaaagTGGGATTTTACCAGCGTTTCATCAAGGACTTCTCTAAAGTGGTGAACCTGCTGTGAAAGCTTTTAGAGAAAGATACTAAGTTCCATTTAAATGATGATTGCATGAATGCCTTTGAATTTCTAAAgctcaagttgactactactcccaTTATCACTgctccaaattggagtgttccttttgagctcatgtgcgatgcaagTAATGTAGCGGTAAAGGCTGTTTTGGGGCAACGCGTCAACAAGAATTTTCATCCAATCTATTATGCaagtaagaccatgaatagtgccTAAGTCAACTACATAATTACGGAGAAAGAGCTTCTTGCCATTGTGTTCGCTATTGAGATGTTCCGCCCGTACTTGAAGGGTGCAAAAGTAATTGTCCACACGGATCATGCGGCACTTCGTTATcttatgagcaagaaagattccaAAGTCTGATTGATGAGATGAGTAATTCTATTGCAGGAGTTTGATATAGACAT encodes the following:
- the LOC104211432 gene encoding calmodulin-binding protein 60 B-like, with amino-acid sequence MFSVAILTGYSSRGIYRGNIVANLEIEIADAVTGNRIKYGAEAYAKVEIVVLNEDFDPNQESWTAVHESNIQIAGGRARNSVPWKYLYLNLQGGIGCASEVKLKHRAQWIKISRVRLGARVVDLPHPIKEAVTGLFVVKDTRLKSPKRDPPSPTDEVWRLEKIYRNGQFHKKLPAMDIRTVGDFLTEFSKNAARLRGILGPTMSDHMWNATITHAQRCRHDTRQLVHSPVETCQRVSMVRCGGSSPDMTSNQHESEGFLQKLKESLSSVIIWEESEQVQYEYQQDNLLQTCLEENEVSEYINELLVLHEGSAISCIPNFIVSASNHNGSCKGKKRWTVLFIILRWFLIRRVVKTEDRLAKRSRLS